The sequence below is a genomic window from Venturia canescens isolate UGA chromosome 9, ASM1945775v1, whole genome shotgun sequence.
caaaatcagcattctacAATATTATCAAAAACCCTCTTGTTGCTTCCGAATTTCCCGCAGCTAAACAAACATCTCGAAATTTAATTCTACTTGCTCCAATTCGACTTTTGATAAATAAGTAGAAAGGAATTGTTCCAACGTTTTTTGTCGGGCAGTTGAAATTCAAAGAGCAAAAGGcatgatttttctttatcgatcCCTTTCGGTGTTTCTTccaaaatattgagaaaattcaGATGCTTTGAACGCTCGACAAAGTAAAGCGATACGCACACGCAGGCGTTCGCAGTTGCACCAGGACACCGATTGCGCAATGTCTCATCAACACACGTAATAGTCGCTAATTTTTCCGGACTCATTAAAAATCGCTAATAAAACGAAACGAGGCCCTCTAAATGAGTTTTAACGAACGGAAGAGATCGACACTGTTGAGGCGCAACATGGTTAGTGGATATCCCTAATAGCTGCTAAAATATTTGACCTATAAGTGGTTAGCGGTTGCGCAACTTCTGGCGAGAATTTACGTGCGCGGGGGcgtccttcattttttttcttccaggaaaaagtttttttatcggaCTATAAAATAGCGAAAAAATTTTAGGTTACACTTCCCGACATCGTTATACTCATTTTGCACTTGTAATGCaatggaaaaatgagaaatttgagaatttagattCGAAATCGAACGTCAAAGGATTTAGAATTAGATTTCAATCAAAAACGTTGCGTTGACGCGTCGTGAcatcgaacagcacagcttcgTAACTATATACAGAGACGAATGATCTCGACGTTATCACCGATCGGTAATAACACGTGTGATTCGTTCCCGGCATTTTTGCTGAGGTTAGAGTCGCAATAGCACGTTCAAAAGACTCATCTTTCTATATAATAACAACGTTTTTTGTACtatgaattattgattttatagTAAATAAATAACGTCGACGACGCCTTTGAACACAGCCTTTCTATTTTTAAATCGTGTGTTAATTCGATAATTACTCGGTTAAGTGTTTAAAGATACAAAAGCTTGTGTTTTAGATTCACGATAATGGAGAACGGAACATCCATAGAAATTGCCAAAGACCAATTTGTTAAATTAATGAACAATCTGACGGCTAAgcagaaagagaatttattgtCTTTTGCTGTACAGAAATATTTCGGAGGAAAACCCGGTGATGACGAATCTGGTAAGAAGTgtcaacgatatttttttatttgctattgcggattgagcgttaaattttgtattgcaaAAAATTTAACGTCTTATGAATCAATAGGCAATTATACGATTTCGAATGATGAAACAACTTTTTCAGACGAAGGTTCGTACTGTCCGGACGACGTCATGGATGATCCCGTAGCCCTTTTGAATTCCATAGCCAAGGAAATAAGAGCAAAAGTTCCCATGGACGCTGTTCTCCCATCCGAGACAATAACAGCACCCAAAAAAGGCCAAGTACGAATTTATTTCCCCTATGAAATGTCATCTTACGTTtctttaacaatttttcattatcacaGAATTCAGACTGTGATCCTAAAATAACAAAGCACGTAGATGCTTTTCTGTACAACGACGACGAGCTCGAAGATCTTGTAAAGGATGGAAAATTGAGCAGGAATTATTGTCTCGACTGTGGCTCCACAAATACAAAACCTCTGAGTAAGgaagaaacgttgaaaaaaaaaaacttcgacttaaagaatattttgaacaattttgcAACGAGTAGCGATAGTTGATTACTCAATTccaattatgaaatttattgtttCGTAAACTCATTGCTTTTACAATTTGATGAATCAGGGctttgagaaaatattttcaatcctTGAACCTCGAATTTTTACTGTCAGTgggtaattttttattgtcctcaaaaaaataaacctcGCCATTGAGATTGGAACGAactattaatttttcattcacgcCGAGATCAAGAATACcaaatgactatttattaACACTTATTTTACAGTATTTATATCGCATTCCACATCTCGGGAAGAGCTTTATCAC
It includes:
- the LOC122416272 gene encoding uncharacterized protein isoform X1: MISTLSPIGNNTCDSFPAFLLRFTIMENGTSIEIAKDQFVKLMNNLTAKQKENLLSFAVQKYFGGKPGDDESDEGSYCPDDVMDDPVALLNSIAKEIRAKVPMDAVLPSETITAPKKGQNSDCDPKITKHVDAFLYNDDELEDLVKDGKLSRNYCLDCGSTNTKPLIFISHSTSREELYHIFNTLLPPLDGKIVVDVGSRLGAVLYGAYAYTDAKRIIGVEMNKEFCDLQNEIIRKYKMENRLEIINSRIEEAAEVVKSADVLILNNVFEFYLSESEEKEIWKFLHANLKSGSFVVSRPAISETFATLETGIRLDEWLKAEVVPSNNHNSFGIDQNDDENEENSEISCYVVL